A portion of the Flavobacterium limnophilum genome contains these proteins:
- a CDS encoding glycosyltransferase family 4 protein: MIDKRKIVYLGFNSMFGHKRGVENVIHFQSQASPSNVNYYLHWDFKTSVKRYEKLICIGVKKNRFWFITLNIILIKLRKRNDFFFIHSHNPLMSIMSLYQSNLFTVHDALYYLTNARGYRLNKFFFLLEKILYLRCVNIHFISDYAKKMSLYRKKNNFIIIPNTSHFEKYNINDELPTNLRVFKEDVMKVFTVRSIEERALINLIIEIAIRLKEVKIEFLIAGKGPLLDFYQKRVKELQLENVTLLGFVSDNDLIQYYRNCDLVLIPAAYGEGFGLPIIEGYLFDKPVISSNACAIPDVIISDDFLFENNVESLIDRIDYLRYKSKYNYRSYYDEYFSNKVIISKMSRLYNEIMLD, translated from the coding sequence GTGATTGATAAAAGAAAAATAGTTTACTTAGGGTTTAATAGTATGTTTGGGCATAAACGTGGAGTCGAAAATGTAATTCATTTTCAATCTCAGGCAAGCCCATCAAATGTAAATTATTATTTGCATTGGGATTTTAAAACAAGTGTAAAGAGATATGAGAAATTGATTTGTATCGGAGTCAAGAAAAATCGATTTTGGTTTATTACGTTGAATATTATTTTAATAAAACTTAGAAAAAGAAATGATTTTTTTTTCATCCATTCTCACAATCCTTTGATGAGTATAATGAGTTTGTATCAAAGTAATTTATTTACTGTTCATGATGCATTATATTATTTGACAAATGCCAGGGGATATAGGTTAAATAAATTTTTTTTTTTATTGGAAAAAATTCTTTATCTGCGTTGTGTCAATATTCATTTTATTTCGGATTATGCAAAAAAAATGAGTTTATATAGAAAGAAAAATAATTTCATAATAATTCCAAATACTTCTCATTTTGAAAAATACAATATAAATGATGAACTTCCAACTAATTTAAGAGTATTCAAAGAAGATGTTATGAAGGTTTTTACTGTAAGAAGTATTGAGGAAAGAGCTTTAATAAATCTAATTATTGAAATTGCTATTAGGTTAAAAGAGGTCAAAATTGAATTTTTAATTGCTGGAAAAGGACCTTTATTAGATTTTTATCAAAAAAGAGTAAAGGAATTACAATTGGAAAATGTGACACTTTTAGGATTTGTTTCTGATAATGATTTGATTCAATATTATAGAAATTGTGATTTAGTTTTGATTCCTGCAGCTTACGGTGAAGGTTTCGGATTGCCAATAATTGAGGGATATTTGTTTGATAAACCGGTCATTTCATCTAATGCCTGTGCTATTCCTGATGTAATTATTTCAGATGATTTTCTATTTGAGAATAATGTCGAGAGTCTTATAGATAGAATAGATTATTTAAGGTATAAAAGTAAATATAATTATAGGAGTTATTACGATGAATATTTTTCCAATAAAGTTATAATTTCTAAAATGAGTAGATTATATAATGAAATTATGCTTGATTAG